TGTCGAACTTGCGTCCGCGCAGGACCTGTTCGCCCGGTAGCGCGGCACGGGCAAGCGGATCGCGCTGTCGGACTTCATCAAAATCTTCCGCAGCAACGTAGCCAAGGTTGGCGATACCGTCTGTGCCGCGCTCGATCGAAAGATTCGCCAGTTCGAACTGGCGCGCATAAGCGAGTGGCGGCGCTGTGAGAATGCGCAAGTCACAGCCTGCCCAATCACGCGGTATGGCGCTCGCAAGTCGATCAATTTCAACGATCGCAGCGCCAGCTTTCAGGAAAAACGGAAGTTTTCCGAGGACCTCGTGCCAGTCTCCGCTGAAGAACAAGCTATTCATATCATTCGTTGATCCGTATGGCGGATCCATCCCACGTTACAAGGCTTCGCAGCGTAGCGACAAAGGCAAACTCCGTACCAGCATCGCTAATTGCTCCGTTGATTGAGATTTCTTGGAATGCACTAATTTGCCGCTGAATGATCAAGCCGACCTCCTCGCATAAAGTAGAAATGCGGCTTCGCTTCACGGCGAGATTCAGTGGTGGTGCCTCGTCATCGCCGTCAAATAATTCGGAAATGTGTGCGAAGTATTTTCCGTGTCTATCAATAATATTGAAAATAAGAATGCCGCCTAACTGCAAGCGTGAGACGGTGCGGTAGAGGAATTCCCCCGGCTGATCGACAAAGTCTTCCGCTTCGCAGGTCGCCAGGATCGTCCCGGCGGTGCGTCCAGCGCCCGAATCTGCGGCGCTGATCACATCGCTCCAGCCAAACGCATCCTTGGCCAGCTGCGCAGCGAAACCGTCCGAGGTCATCAAAACATCAGACTTTCTTCCAACCGGTAGCAGGAGTTCGCGCCACCACATGGAAGCAGGACGTAGCGGACATTGACGTGACAATGCTGTCGCCTTCGCCTCGACGTCCTTTCGCACGCTCGGCGCCAGAAATCTCCGTACTTGTCGATACGAGGGGACCTGCACCGTCACGATGTCGAAAAGGCAATCTTCAATCGCGTCGATATATCGAGTGACGAACTGCTCAGTCCGGAGATTGCTTTCGGCGTAATGACGCGCGTTGCTTTCCAAAGTTTCTCTGTAGCAATCGTTGCTTACGAGCGGCAGCAAGCGGTACGCCAGTCCATCTGGCGTCATTTCTTGTACGCCAACTTTAACCACGCACTCATCCGGCAGCTCCGAAAAGGTTCCGATATCCGTCACGACAGTGCAGCAACCCACCCCGAGCCCATTTGCGAGAGATCCGGAGGACTCGCCAAGCGTCGGGTAACGAAGATTGACGAGAATATCGCACGCGGCGAGATAGTCTATCATCTGTCC
This DNA window, taken from Sphingomonas sp. AP4-R1, encodes the following:
- a CDS encoding glycosyltransferase family 4 protein, which produces MTKRPLVMFSPMPPLKNGIADYTASFVDSLACQYDLYVVTPENTAPLHTPGYTSLTALEYDQHTSSFATAAHAYQIGNNLDHVYALKPLSNVPGLVTIHDLSIQHMVGASFPGGAGGEAYAELMFEAYGRQGLEISRDVSRWQRQSHVVHSELGLLPLLVRRAKGIVTHSFTGFLRATAAGYERPIHVIPHHYQERIDALRGSRQDRRRAARHSLGLRQDAIILLSLGFVTRAKRVDLTLKALKLIPEREKPVILVVAGEQNAEEIDLAAEIQRLGLHGRVLIQGYVPDGQMIDYLAACDILVNLRYPTLGESSGSLANGLGVGCCTVVTDIGTFSELPDECVVKVGVQEMTPDGLAYRLLPLVSNDCYRETLESNARHYAESNLRTEQFVTRYIDAIEDCLFDIVTVQVPSYRQVRRFLAPSVRKDVEAKATALSRQCPLRPASMWWRELLLPVGRKSDVLMTSDGFAAQLAKDAFGWSDVISAADSGAGRTAGTILATCEAEDFVDQPGEFLYRTVSRLQLGGILIFNIIDRHGKYFAHISELFDGDDEAPPLNLAVKRSRISTLCEEVGLIIQRQISAFQEISINGAISDAGTEFAFVATLRSLVTWDGSAIRINE